The sequence below is a genomic window from Phoenix dactylifera cultivar Barhee BC4 chromosome 8, palm_55x_up_171113_PBpolish2nd_filt_p, whole genome shotgun sequence.
TCTGTTTTGAAAAATTTTTCGATCTCTCTCGACCCTCATTTTCACTAATCCATCCTAATTCAAAACCATTCCATTGACTCTCTTTTCCACCATAGACAGCTCTTCATTATATCCATTTTTACATAAAGATGGTCACATCCTGTCTTTAGCTTTatgaattattttaaaaaaaaaagtgttctTACATATTTGcaatatttatcttttagtgTATGAGATTTACAATATTTATCTTTTAcagttaaatttattttcatatgTAGACTGGTGGCTAATTTAAAATTACTGTGACAAGATGGCCCCGTATACtacatctttttttattttagaaaattgaagcttcaaaaaaaaaggcttaAGGTACACAATTTAAGAGGCGGTCTTCTACCACATAGTTGCAGAAGTTGTTAATAAGTCTGAAGGATTCAAAGtcctttaatgattttgcttaggGTGATTGCTATTGTTCTTTCACCATGAGCATAGCAATAGCAAGAAAGCATGATCATTGCAATCTGACGTGTACCCGTAAGACTTTCTAATCATTTTCTATAATCCAATATGTGACTGTTTCGATGAAATAAGATAATATAGTGGTTGTTATAAATAAAGAAGAATAAAGTCGTATAATCATTTAATTAGTGAAAAAACTTAACTCCTTTTGTTATCTAATTATCaaatcaatctttttcttaagcaatatttttataaaaaatattgaggagcaTGCACTAGACAAATCAAAGTATTAAAACAggttgaaatagaaaaaaaataaaattagaattttttgcatgtaaacccttttaaatatataaaattgtatgaataccctcacaaagtattatttgcatatatatccttataaatatttcattTTGCATACCTACTTATTAAGGATATTTtggtaatttttaattttaaaccgctAATTTCTTAATGGTATGAGCatatatgcaagaaaaaagaaaaatgaaaggtatacatgtaaaacaagtattttataagaGTATAAATGCAAATATTAAGTAGTCGAACTGAGTCTCCCTCTCCCCAGAAGTGAAAGAAGTGGGATAATTGCCTTTTTTCTTCGATTCGGTGAGGTTGCCTGAATTGTTCTAAGATGGGTATTAatgcaaatttcaatatttaggaggatatatatgaaattatttttttttataaaaattagcTGAAGGAACAATTTATATAAAGAGCTTTATAAAATGTTTACATAAATATGGAAAAGGTAGGGATTAAAATGCCCAAAGGATTATACGAAAACGTCGTACATAAATCCACAAAATCATCTATATATGCATTTACACACAGAACAAAGGTAGAAATGATATTAAAGGACGAGAATGAGAAATTTCACATGGGATCAAGCTAGGAAATTAAAAAGGTATCCTATTTCTTGGCTCTCCAGTTCGTACGGAGACGAGAGGACCATTTCTTAAAGTTCGATCATTCAACAAGTCCACGGCTGAGCGGACCCAATAATTTCGCAATCATTGGCATCCATGTACCTCCTCAATCACCAGCCAGCCATCCGTGCAGCAATCGAACGGTTCAATTACAAGCGTTGACCCTCCGCAGTCTCGGTGCGAATTCCACATCGAGCAGCCCCATGGAATCGCATCCCTTGGTTtaatgcaattaaaataataatagacagcagaaaaaaaagaaggtaggcacgaaaaaagaaaagagcgaTGGTTAATTCCCTCCTCCGTCGGTACGAGGGAGTGAAATCGGCAGACGATAAGCTGGATCTCGAGCACTTTGGTTGTGGAGGTCTTTCTTCCGAGCTGCGTAAAGATAGAGGGCGATCCCAGCAGCGACCAAGAAGAAGACCAGCCAAACGTACCCGAAAGAGGCGACGGGAAGGAGGAGAGCAATCCGAAGCACAAAGGCgatcaagaagaagatgatggcgATGGTCACCACCCTCTTTTGGACCCAGGCGACCTTGGCTCCTTCGGGCCTCACGAGGGAGCACATCAAGAGGCCCAGGCTCGTAAAGACGCCCAAAGAAACGAAAGCGGTGAGGAAGTCGTAAAAGAGAGGCGAGGGCGGGTGCAGCTGGATCTCCGGTGGGATGCTTGCGTAGATCCCGCAGCACAACGCGGCCACCGCCAGCGACACAGTCGGGACCAGCTTCCTCACACGCTTCGAGTCTTGCTCAGGTCCGGCGGCGGCCGGCGAACCTGTCTCCATCTCCATCGCACTCGGGATCGGGTTCTCATCGGCATAGCGAGGCGACGGGTGGCTGGATTCAGCCGTCGTTTGGTCCGGGTCATCCGAAGAACCGAAGCTCCGTAGTCGTCGGAAGAAGGAatcagaagaaaagaaggaaacggGGAAGATGCGGCCGGTGGTTTGGGCTGAGTCACCACCAGAGGAACCTCCGAAACTCAATAGTCGTCTAAAGGAGTtggaagggaagaaagaagcgGAGAAGATGCGGGCCATGGCCATAGcgaagcttcttttttttttcgttccGTTTTGGGAGGGggcgagagagaaagagagaggaggaggaggaagttaAACCACTATGTGTTCTTCGAAGGATCTTATACTATTTGGCCGACCAATGTaccaggaaaaaaataaaataatcagcCGACCTCCCTGGATTGTCCAATCGAACGGGAGTCTAGAGCAGGTAACAGCACTGATAAGAGTGATGACCGGCTCCGACGTCGCAAAATATGGGCTTCTAGAAGGAAGCAGCAAACAAACCAGTCTCGCTCAGTGACTATAGGAAAACGAGGTGATAAAAGAAGTTCGATGTCTTTTCCAAATTTTTTACATGATCAATGGTGAATTTTACAAGTCCCATGACGACATGTTTAAGTGTCAGATGGTAACTTTGGAGGACCTCGCTCTTGCTGTGCATATATGAAGACTGGCTACATAACCCAAGATATGATCATGAATTTATAATTCACCCTTTAAATTAAGGTTCATTATTTTGGTACTGAATTTCGTATCAGTACTATTCTATTACAATATCGATATATCTGGTACGGTATCTAGTTCGATGTACCATATATTAATTCATAGGCTTTCTGTATCAAGGGCATATACTGAGATCTTATTGAATGCATAAGTGTTGGAAAGGGCTTCACTCTTAAGTGgttaatgtttcttttaacaaggGTCCTTGATCGTGTAGTATTTATAAGAAGAAAATGAGGTTTGCATAGTTCATCAGCCTAGTCCCCTCAAGATAGGATTGAAAATTCTATATATGAAATGGGAAAGCGAGATTGCAGTGCAATGCCCCTAGGGTACGAATTAAATGTGAAACATATATATCTAAAGCACTATATGAGAAAAAGCTTCAggtaataaaattcaaaaaaaaaaatcactctaAACCCATCCGACTAATATTTTTCAGAGATGATTATACATCTTATAGTTCTTATGGGCATAAACTAATGGTAAATATGAAATGGGATGACCGATCATAACGTACAGTAGAACAAAATTTGAGGACCATGCATCTGTAATACGGGGAAAATTAGGCGAGTGCCGGCTTATTTTTTCAGTGTCTTGGCCTCGAAGAAAGAATCTATTCTGATTCTCTtcgtttttaaaatatataggtTTTGTCGGGGGTGACGTTGAAATGACGCTGGGCAATCAAACGTCATCGGGCCCCCATCATCCTGGGCCATTTAGTCTTGGTCAATTTAACCCAAGGCATCCAGCGACGGGCCGTCAGAACTGTTATGATGACCGTTATAACGGATGTCTTTCCATTACATGTACAAAGGCCTACATGTCACTAGTACAGTATTAGAACTTAGATTGggcaaattataattttaagaGAAATAAAGATAGGCTAGCTCGTACTTAAACATGCATAATGATGGGCCTCAAAGTCTACTTATGACCATCTAGaatagagttgggcactgggccgggccgtgggcggcccggcacggcccggcacgaagagGGCCGTGCgatagctacagtgccgggccgtgcctggcacggcccatttaaaGGGGCCGTGCCGGGTCACAGgttactggcccgcgggccgacccaggcacggcccgcttcgggcctgggccggcacggcccgctctaggcccgcgggccaagcacggcacggcccgcgggccagcccggcacggcccatcagggcctgggccgggctggcccgcgggcctggcacggtccgggcctgggcccggcccggcccgataaaaattaatgcttcataaatttttttaataaattaataaatattgaaaactaaggatttatgaatataaagccaccttaatggtggggggtttggcatagacccctaccagtttattaatttaaatcaaaatggtacatgaagggaggtttggaccttggtctgacctccagaatacaataagaaaggggccaaagggccgaggtttggaccttggtctgacctccagaatacaataaaaatgtacaattataaaaaattaagaaatcttactaatcatcagtgattcagtgaatcagtattcactcttcagtcttcagtagtgtttgtatcatcatcatcagaggatgttgtattatgtccacctttatcttgaagtcttgcctcagcatccaaccaatctttgaagcagagaagcatctccaccgtttcgtccgtcatcctacttctcttttcgtcaagaacatgccgacctgcactaaaagcggattccgatgctatcgtggacatcggcacagctaaaatatcgcgtgcaattgcagacataacaggatattgatttctaacactcttccaccaagataatacatctagattctctatttgattttcatcatatgcagactgaagatcatttcgtaaataaaattctagttcactacttaaagatgaagaagatgaagataaacttgaagcatgtgtgtgtcttctctgtgcaataaatgaaaaaatagatgacgaacaagaactactagaagaaggaatagaggtttgtatttgtgttctagatccacgaattttttcatcatatatagcataaatatcataaagaagttcttttacctcatttttagcaggttcaggatctttaatcatattttcacagtatgcatcaagtaaaattagcacgccatttaatttaactctaggatcaaatacagcagctaagttatgcataggatatatcttgtcccaatactcattccatttagattccattaggtcaataataggcattaaaacatcatcatatctatgttctgcaaatttttgactaattatatatgcttattgtaaaaatgaacatgaagttggataataaataccagaaagaacattggtagcattataaaaactaagcaaaaaatcttccaaaatttttcctttattccaatcagtttcagtcaatgtaaagcctaatccacgatcattaatatatgcacttaataagtttctatatgggtatgcatcatgtatcatgctatatgttgagttccaacgagtaattacatcaagtttaaattttttaaaacgtttaccatgatttatacatagttccttaaattcttgaagtcttgattttgaagcatgaataaaagaaactgtatttctaattttaccaatcacatcttgaatcatacccatgccagcttgaacagaaagatttaagatatgacatgcacatctaatatgcaataaatttccatctaacatgggatgcaatgagtcttttaataatgcaatagcagaattattattagatgcattatcaaaagtaatagacataattttatcattaatattatatgaacatgcagtttgataaatgatatttgaaatttgttgcccagaatgtggaaaatcaaaagcacgaaaagcaagaatatgtttatttaattgccaatcattatcaatataatgagtagtaatggcaataaaacaattactacctacagatgctgaccaaatatcagaagttaatgaaatttttacatttaaagtagaaagtgattcaattaaactttgtttcattgctaaaaagttagtcatagctactcttctaaatgtacgcctactagttcttttgtaagcaggttgtaggtttaattgaacatattcttcaaaattaaaagattcacataaactaaaaggtaattcatccttaactatccattttacaagtacttttctttgattttcatgattatatgcaaaattacctacaagtaatcccccttgtatattaagggtactttgagtttgagcatgagaatcatgcatcctatgactctcttgatgtctttttaaatgccctgttcccccactactactacaactataaagtttggcacattttttacatttagctttccagactccatcaaccataactctatcaaattcagtccatacagcactagtcctcttacgagaagaggtttgatcttcactcggttcactagttctagagaaactaggaacatggggttggggattagtttcttctccctcagaaacaggttgaatgccaaactgactttcctcaaaagatgacatatctaaattgatgaattaaaaaaataaaaactaaccacaaggaggattggaggaattgagtagagggtcggagggcagaggcagagccgcagagccgagattctgagcttcctcttgtgctctcaacaggagtgaccttctcttctcaacaggaacctcctcttgtgtagcacttgaacacttgctaaatgcaaactaaaaattaaattgctagaagagcactttagaagagagaaataatagtattagagaaggagagaatagttggtttggtgtggtgagaatgagggaggaaatggctatttatagaagcccaaaattttttttcccaaaatacccctcaattcagccgttattggactgttgggaggggtaaaaccgactttttcccaaaatagccgttggaaacggctattttcctcacCCCTCACCGTTGCGGGCCGTTCCTGGCATGACCCGTTTgcacccgttacgggccgtgcctggcacggcccgtggcgtgccgtgcccggcccggcccgccaatagacgggccgggggccgggccgggcttcctTTTGCGCCCgcga
It includes:
- the LOC120111739 gene encoding uncharacterized protein LOC120111739 is translated as MARIFSASFFPSNSFRRLLSFGGSSGGDSAQTTGRIFPVSFFSSDSFFRRLRSFGSSDDPDQTTAESSHPSPRYADENPIPSAMEMETGSPAAAGPEQDSKRVRKLVPTVSLAVAALCCGIYASIPPEIQLHPPSPLFYDFLTAFVSLGVFTSLGLLMCSLVRPEGAKVAWVQKRVVTIAIIFFLIAFVLRIALLLPVASFGYVWLVFFLVAAGIALYLYAARKKDLHNQSARDPAYRLPISLPRTDGGGN